In Musa acuminata AAA Group cultivar baxijiao chromosome BXJ3-9, Cavendish_Baxijiao_AAA, whole genome shotgun sequence, a single genomic region encodes these proteins:
- the LOC103996723 gene encoding GDSL esterase/lipase ACHE gives MASHRILLLLLTSVLLLKTSASPSPCAFPAIFNFGDSNSDTGGLSAAFGPAPPPHGETFFGAPAGRYCDGRLIIDFIAQGLGLPFLNAYLDSVATNFSHGANFATAGSTIQRQNTTLFQTGYSPFSLDVQSWQFAQFKSRSQIAYKKGVFKDELPPEDYFSKALYTFDIGQNDLTSGYVSNMTTDEVKATIPDILNKFTVVIKGVYGQGGRFFWIHNTGPFGCLPYVLDRYPIRAPEVDHVGCGAPFNDVAQLFNAKLKETVAQLRKDLPQAVFTYVDVYTIKYSLISQAKKHSFEHPLVACCGHGGKYNYNIHWGCGSKVIVNGTEVLVGKACRDPLKRICWDGVHYTEAANKWVYDQIVEGAFSDPPVPLRMACQRQNQ, from the exons ATGGCCTCTCACCGCATCCTTCTTCTCCTACTCACCTCTGTCCTGCTGCTGAAGACCTCAGCTTCGCCCTCGCCCTGCGCCTTCCCGGCCATCTTCAACTTTGGGGACTCCAACTCCGACACCGGAGGGCTGTCGGCGGCCTTCGGCCCCGCTCCACCGCCACATGGCGAGACCTTCTTCGGGGCGCCGGCCGGCAGATACTGCGACGGCCGCCTCATCATCGACTTCATCG CTCAGGGCCTTGGACTTCCTTTCCTCAATGCATATCTTGATTCAGTGGCGACAAATTTCTCCCATGGTGCCAATTTTGCTACAGCAGGATCAACAATCCAACGACAAAATACAACTTTATTTCAAACTGGGTACAGCCCCTTCTCCTTGGATGTGCAGTCCTGGCAGTTTGCACAGTTCAAATCTAGGTCGCAGATAGCTTACAAGAAAG GAGTCTTCAAAGATGAATTACCTCCAGAGGACTACTTCTCTAAGGCTTTGTACACCTTCGACATCGGCCAAAATGACCTCACTTCAGGCTATGTCAGTAACATGACTACTGATGAAGTTAAAGCAACCATTCCTGATATCCTCAACAAATTCACTGTTGTTATAAAG GGTGTCTATGGACAAGGTGGGAGATTCTTTTGGATCCATAACACAGGTCCCTTTGGCTGTCTGCCTTACGTTCTCGACCGATATCCTATCAGGGCACCCGAGGTGGACCATGTCGGTTGTGGAGCTCCTTTCAATGATGTGGCTCAGCTATTCAACGCAAAACTGAAGGAAACTGTAGCCCAGCTCAGGAAGGACCTCCCTCAGGCGGTATTCACCTATGTTGATGTCTACACCATAAAGTACTCCCTCATAAGCCAAGCAAAGAAGCATA GCTTTGAGCATCCTCTTGTGGCTTGCTGCGGGCACGGTGGCAAGTACAACTACAACATCCACTGGGGCTGTGGATCCAAGGTCATAGTCAACGGCACTGAAGTCCTGGTCGGGAAGGCATGCCGGGATCCTCTGAAGAGGATATGCTGGGATGGAGTTCACTACACAGAGGCTGCAAACAAGTGGGTGTACGATCAAATAGTGGAGGGTGCATTCTCAGACCCACCAGTCCCTCTGAGAATGGCTTGTCAAAGGCAAAACCAGTGA
- the LOC103997217 gene encoding uncharacterized protein LOC103997217 codes for MRPFFTAAVAMTKPEQQQQRRHVDEQELELLKAVAQAWHAQSGNPKPTDEFHARRASSSLRQPTRFKLEAVAMAARAAESHWDFAHSLWDSYEIVTLSKKLEANVALDDVPPWQSPPEYGRPDKRSRESKNSLRNLIHRSSSSTKRHDLDVQKVTREER; via the coding sequence ATGCGCCCCTTCTTCACCGCTGCAGTAGCCATGACAAAGccggagcagcagcagcaacggcgGCATGTGGACGAGCAGGAGCTGGAGCTCCTCAAGGCGGTGGCGCAGGCGTGGCACGCGCAGTCCGGCAACCCCAAGCCGACCGACGAGTTCCACGCCCGGAGAGCCAGCTCCTCCCTCCGGCAGCCCACCCGGTTCAAGCTCGAGGCGGTGGCCATGGCCGCCAGGGCCGCCGAGTCCCACTGGGACTTCGCGCACTCCCTATGGGACTCCTACGAGATCGTGACCCTGTCGAAGAAGCTGGAGGCCAACGTCGCGTTGGACGACGTCCCCCCCTGGCAGAGCCCGCCCGAGTACGGCCGGCCCGACAAGCGATCCAGAGAGAGCAAGAACAGCCTGAGGAACCTCATCCACAGGTCTTCTTCCTCCACCAAGAGACATGACCTCGACGTGCAGAAAGTTACGAGAGAAGAACGATGA
- the LOC103996724 gene encoding uncharacterized protein LOC103996724, whose translation MASTLDFRRLDEGLGGQKNKRKRPEPGGGPDSMDVDPLSDAATATVSLPPPAKRPALPSLEDPEKPAFGRPTYDGIIAGRVSGRKWKQPRAQRTSACAVSLRRPSLDVRTKEKELKRAYKERMAELKEEIRRNKEEKRKRREENEKRKQENTLRSGTKLQKITNPKTLKKIAKSKQRKQLKVVPDELFNKNGGIKNKN comes from the coding sequence ATGGCGTCCACCCTCGACTTCCGACGCCTCGACGAAGGCCTCGGCGGCCAGAAGAACAAGCGGAAGCGTCCCGAACCCGGCGGCGGCCCTGACTCGATGGATGTTGATCCTCTCTCCgacgccgccaccgccaccgtctCCCTCCCCCCGCCCGCCAAGCGGCCCGCCCTCCCCTCCCTCGAGGATCCGGAGAAGCCCGCGTTCGGTCGCCCCACCTACGATGGCATCATCGCCGGCAGGGTCTCCGGCCGTAAGTGGAAGCAGCCCCGCGCCCAGCGAACCTCCGCCTGTGCCGTCTCCCTCCGCCGGCCTTCCCTCGACGTCCGGACCAAGGAGAAGGAGCTGAAGCGCGCGTACAAGGAGCGAATGGCGGAGCTGAAGGAGGAGATCCGGCGGAACAAGGAGGAGAAGCGGAAGCGGAGGGAGGAGAACGAGAAACGGAAGCAGGAGAACACGCTGCGGTCGGGCACCAAGCTGCAGAAGATCACCAACCCCAAGACCCTGAAGAAGATCGCCAAGTCGAAGCAGAGGAAGCAGCTTAAAGTGGTTCCTGATGAACTGTTCAACAAGAACGGTGGCATCAAGAACAAGAATTAG